Part of the Bradyrhizobium sp. AZCC 1721 genome, TCGATCAATTCGAAATCGATGTTGTGCGCAAGCCCCAGAATGCGGCGAATGATTTTTGCCGCCGCGAATCCGATCGTGTCCTCAAACAGCCGCGTCATATAGGCCTGCCGCTCGGCCTCCAGCCGTGCGGCGCCGGCCTCGCCTTCGAACAGCGTCCGCGGATAGGCATCGCCTGCGGCTTGCGTTCGCCACAGCTCCAGGAACTTGCGAGCGAACTCCGTCCAGATACCCTCGACGGTCTCCAGCACCCACGCCTCGAAGGCGCGGCGCTCGACGGGCGAACGCTCGTGACCGGCGGACGCGAGATAGGCCATCAGCAGGTTGGCGATCACCGCGCCGATATCGAAGCCCATCGGACCATAGAACGCGAATTCGGGATCGATCACCTTGGTCTCACCTTCCGTCACCATGATCGATCCGGTGTGAAGGTCGCCGTGGATCAGGGCTTCCGGCGCGTTCAGGAATTTCAGTTTCAGCCGCGAGATCGCGACGTGGAGGTCGAGGTCTTCGCGAAAGGCCGCCGCGGTCGCATCGAGCCAAGGCTGCGTCCAGCGGTTCTGTTCGGCGACACGGTAGGGATCGGTGAAGATCAGGTCCTCGGTGATCTTGCAGAGCGCATGGTTGCCTGCGAACGCAACGATCCCCTCCTTCTTCTCGGCGGCTGATACCGCGAGGTCGGAGGACAGGAAGAGCGTCCGGGCCAGGAACGTCGTGACGTCCGCGACGAAGCGCGGATAGGTCGCGCCGGCCACCAGCCCCTTGCGCATGATGATGTGCGGCTCGAGCAGTTCCATGACGACAAGCGCGAGCGCCTCGTTGTGGTGCAGCACATCAGGCACCAGGCCGGGCGCCAGCCGCGTCTGATGCGTCAACGCCAGATATTCGTAGTGCGAGCGCGACAGCGGCAGCGGCCAGCTCTCGCCGACAAGCCGCACGTAAGGCAGCGCCTGCTTGACGGCGACGCCGCCCGCCGTTCCCTTGACGATGAAGACGAGATTGAGGTTGCCGTCGCCGACTTCGCTGATCAACCAGGAAGCCGGATCGCCGCCAAGACGTGCCGCGACCTCGGGAATTCCTGCGAGGTAATCCCGCAGATCGGCTTCATGCAGAATTCGATATTCGTCCTGCCGCGGATCGGCCAATAATCGACGCTGTGAACTCATCCCCTGCCCCCTTGTCGGTGCGGGAGGCGCGCTCACTCCCGTTCCAGGAAATTCGATCCGAAATCGGCCTTCTTAATCAGATGATAATCGCAAAAGACACGTCGGCGAACGGGCCAGAT contains:
- the mtnK gene encoding S-methyl-5-thioribose kinase, which translates into the protein MSSQRRLLADPRQDEYRILHEADLRDYLAGIPEVAARLGGDPASWLISEVGDGNLNLVFIVKGTAGGVAVKQALPYVRLVGESWPLPLSRSHYEYLALTHQTRLAPGLVPDVLHHNEALALVVMELLEPHIIMRKGLVAGATYPRFVADVTTFLARTLFLSSDLAVSAAEKKEGIVAFAGNHALCKITEDLIFTDPYRVAEQNRWTQPWLDATAAAFREDLDLHVAISRLKLKFLNAPEALIHGDLHTGSIMVTEGETKVIDPEFAFYGPMGFDIGAVIANLLMAYLASAGHERSPVERRAFEAWVLETVEGIWTEFARKFLELWRTQAAGDAYPRTLFEGEAGAARLEAERQAYMTRLFEDTIGFAAAKIIRRILGLAHNIDFELIEDPKRRAISEARSLRLARAMMLDTASFPTIGAVTKAARDVRDWWPDFAR